From the genome of Mycobacterium dioxanotrophicus, one region includes:
- a CDS encoding ATP-binding domain-containing protein — translation MPVPFVPSAEQQAVIDAYLRGEDLAVQALAGTGKSSTLALIAQAQRDHRPGATAWYITFNRRNADEVQATFSEYGLTNARASTAHSLANRTCRATPALRHWVERLNKHSLRMAEEMRLLGVPRAARCLDAVLKLEPGTGKCVGVIVPSRDPRFSLQRRFLTLTRKTVEKFCQSAEPEIDWMHVPSLAGMPKEMRPIVRRELVACARRMWDELSDPDSALGTSHQHYLKAWALSAPIIGSPGDVLLYDEAQDANPVLAQVVMAQQGRVQLALVGDENQQIYTFTGSVDAMQDFVMRPGVRALPLTECRRFGPAIAAEANKVLDLLDPARTGIRLVGIGPEGGQVHHQYSDSDTHAVTAVVCRTNARVIEHIMLQLAAGRRVHSTIDIVALERLARDVELVEDGRAEEAKDTVLQGFTDLVLWNYWLDEEDPENEELRDQVLAVLKYGVSAIKTLAQALVGDPSGADVTVSTVHKAKGGTWDRVLVDMGDVPIDDDDDEQLRLLYVALTRARHQVLWAPPEPKNGAYGRPAA, via the coding sequence GTGCCCGTTCCGTTCGTCCCCTCCGCCGAGCAGCAGGCCGTGATCGATGCGTATCTCCGTGGTGAAGACCTCGCCGTACAAGCACTGGCGGGAACCGGAAAGTCGAGCACCCTGGCCTTGATCGCACAGGCTCAGCGGGATCATCGGCCCGGTGCCACAGCCTGGTACATCACGTTCAATCGACGCAACGCGGACGAGGTGCAGGCCACATTCTCCGAGTACGGGCTCACCAACGCACGTGCCTCCACCGCGCACTCACTGGCCAACCGCACCTGCCGGGCGACCCCGGCGCTGCGGCACTGGGTGGAGCGGCTCAATAAGCACTCTCTTCGCATGGCCGAGGAGATGCGCCTGCTCGGTGTCCCCCGCGCCGCACGGTGTCTTGACGCCGTATTGAAGCTGGAGCCCGGCACCGGAAAGTGCGTAGGGGTTATCGTGCCGTCCCGGGATCCGAGATTCTCGTTGCAACGTCGGTTTCTGACACTGACGCGCAAGACGGTGGAGAAGTTCTGTCAGTCCGCAGAACCCGAGATTGACTGGATGCATGTGCCGTCCCTGGCAGGGATGCCGAAAGAGATGCGGCCGATCGTGCGCCGGGAGCTGGTTGCATGCGCACGACGCATGTGGGACGAACTGTCGGATCCCGACAGCGCTCTGGGAACGAGCCACCAGCACTATCTGAAAGCGTGGGCGTTGAGTGCACCGATCATCGGCAGCCCCGGCGACGTGCTGCTCTACGACGAAGCCCAAGACGCAAATCCCGTACTGGCTCAAGTCGTCATGGCCCAGCAGGGCCGGGTACAGCTGGCCCTGGTAGGCGATGAGAATCAACAGATCTACACGTTCACTGGAAGCGTCGACGCCATGCAGGACTTCGTGATGCGGCCCGGAGTCCGGGCCTTGCCGCTCACAGAGTGCCGTCGTTTCGGCCCCGCCATCGCCGCGGAGGCCAATAAGGTTCTCGACCTGCTTGACCCTGCCCGAACTGGAATCCGCCTCGTCGGGATTGGGCCGGAGGGTGGGCAGGTGCACCACCAATACAGTGACAGCGATACCCACGCCGTCACCGCAGTGGTGTGCCGCACCAACGCCCGCGTGATCGAGCACATCATGCTTCAGCTCGCAGCCGGCCGTCGCGTGCACTCAACGATCGACATCGTCGCGCTGGAGCGACTGGCCCGGGATGTTGAACTCGTAGAAGACGGTAGAGCCGAAGAAGCGAAAGACACTGTGCTGCAGGGGTTCACCGACCTAGTGCTTTGGAACTACTGGCTCGATGAGGAGGATCCCGAAAACGAGGAGCTGCGAGACCAGGTGCTGGCAGTTCTCAAGTACGGGGTATCCGCGATCAAAACACTGGCTCAGGCTCTGGTGGGGGACCCTTCAGGCGCCGACGTCACCGTCTCCACTGTGCATAAAGCCAAGGGTGGAACCTGGGATCGTGTCTTGGTCGATATGGGCGACGTTCCGATCGATGACGACGATGACGAGCAGCTGCGCCTGTTGTATGTGGCCCTGACCCGGGCGCGCCATCAGGTTCTGTGGGCCCCGCCGGAACCTAAGAACGGCGCCTATGGGCGTCCCGCAGCGTAG
- a CDS encoding deazapurine DNA modification protein DpdA family protein: MHHYLYLGTHETSWLSKAGVPLFISHRRLERIRTSIPVAAAPWALDSGGFSEISLYGGWRTTPAAYVDAVVRYDTEIGKLEWAAIQDWMCEPDMLARTGLTVLEHQKRTVGSYLELAALWAQASDTELVYMPVLQGYRVEEYLQCMDMYADAGVDLGVTPLVGVGSVCRRQHTDEIRAVFEAILERDPGLPVHGFGVKLQGLREYGNLLATADSMAWSFNARKNPPLPGCSHRSCSNCIKWALQWRRKIATCDRFSSFWGRRCDCSRCAPEAFAPSAA, encoded by the coding sequence ATGCATCACTACCTGTATCTGGGCACGCACGAGACGTCGTGGCTCAGCAAGGCTGGTGTGCCGCTGTTCATCTCACACCGGCGCCTGGAACGCATACGCACTTCGATCCCGGTGGCGGCCGCACCGTGGGCGCTGGACTCCGGTGGCTTCAGCGAGATCAGCCTCTACGGCGGGTGGCGGACCACGCCGGCCGCGTATGTCGACGCAGTGGTGCGTTACGACACCGAGATCGGAAAACTGGAATGGGCCGCTATCCAGGACTGGATGTGTGAGCCGGACATGTTGGCACGTACCGGTTTAACTGTCTTGGAACACCAGAAGCGCACCGTTGGCAGCTACCTGGAGTTGGCAGCGCTGTGGGCCCAGGCCAGTGACACGGAGCTGGTGTACATGCCGGTACTGCAGGGGTACCGGGTCGAGGAATATCTGCAATGCATGGACATGTACGCCGATGCCGGGGTTGACCTCGGCGTTACGCCACTGGTCGGCGTCGGCAGCGTGTGCCGGCGGCAACACACCGACGAGATCCGTGCAGTCTTCGAGGCCATTCTGGAGCGCGATCCCGGCCTGCCTGTTCATGGTTTCGGGGTGAAGCTACAGGGCTTGCGGGAGTACGGAAACCTTCTGGCGACTGCCGATTCGATGGCGTGGAGCTTCAACGCGCGAAAGAACCCACCGCTTCCCGGCTGCTCGCACCGGTCCTGTAGTAACTGCATCAAGTGGGCTTTGCAGTGGCGCCGCAAGATCGCCACATGCGATCGGTTCAGTTCCTTCTGGGGCCGACGCTGCGACTGCTCACGCTGCGCCCCAGAAGCTTTCGCTCCGTCCGCCGCGTAG
- a CDS encoding HNH endonuclease translates to MTMTVPAPAVEVFNADYSLLDRVGWQAAVSMLMREVAYALEAHDPPQVLRSPTAAIELPKSLLLVRYAPVPYRREADHASRAEILTRDANRCQFVGCGGSATTIDHLLPRSRGGGNTWHNLVASCEACNGAKANRTPAEAGMRLVREPFRPGHL, encoded by the coding sequence ATGACGATGACGGTCCCCGCACCTGCCGTCGAGGTGTTCAACGCCGACTACAGTCTGCTCGACCGGGTGGGCTGGCAGGCTGCGGTGTCGATGTTGATGCGCGAGGTCGCCTACGCGCTGGAGGCGCACGACCCGCCGCAGGTGCTGCGCTCCCCCACCGCCGCAATCGAGCTGCCTAAGTCGCTGCTGCTGGTGCGCTACGCCCCGGTTCCGTACCGTCGCGAAGCCGATCACGCCAGCCGCGCCGAGATCTTGACGCGCGACGCGAACCGGTGTCAGTTCGTCGGCTGCGGCGGGAGCGCTACGACGATTGATCACCTGTTGCCGCGCAGTCGCGGAGGCGGAAACACTTGGCACAACCTGGTGGCCAGCTGCGAGGCGTGCAACGGCGCCAAGGCCAATCGCACGCCAGCCGAGGCGGGAATGCGCCTGGTGCGCGAACCGTTTCGTCCCGGCCACCTGTGA
- a CDS encoding helix-turn-helix domain-containing protein, producing the protein MADQAEDSELAAKINRLFEIMRKPTESPLSNAAAAEAITAKTGVSISSAYLWQLRSGMKTNPTIAHLRAIATYFGVPASYLIDDGTDPNIDAQLRLLQTLRDAGVRDIAARASGLTPQSLESIRIMVDQARRVEQLPPVDHADDES; encoded by the coding sequence GTGGCTGACCAAGCAGAAGACTCCGAACTGGCAGCGAAGATCAATCGGCTGTTCGAGATCATGCGGAAACCGACCGAATCGCCGCTCTCTAATGCTGCCGCAGCTGAGGCCATCACCGCGAAGACCGGCGTATCGATCAGCTCCGCCTACTTGTGGCAGCTCAGGTCAGGGATGAAAACTAATCCCACGATCGCTCACCTTCGTGCGATTGCTACATACTTCGGCGTTCCTGCGTCCTACCTGATTGACGACGGTACGGACCCCAACATTGACGCCCAGCTACGTTTGCTACAAACTCTCCGAGATGCCGGAGTGCGTGACATCGCCGCACGTGCGTCTGGACTGACACCACAGTCGCTTGAGAGTATTCGAATAATGGTTGACCAGGCACGACGCGTCGAGCAACTGCCCCCTGTCGATCATGCCGATGACGAGTCCTGA
- a CDS encoding DUF6545 domain-containing protein — protein MTTVPAAITWPLLALMAVIVVVRYAFFRSSSYERYLNRTLSLLLLANLLREPVIDSYLIESGLLTIADAQQISLVLLIFACTEFMGFVTVWANNHSGASSEGVRRRHFYHRVAAAVLAAAFIAAGTPARNAGQTLEQFGGWTSVTAWVFDTTIYVAMATMLIRMVHKELIRPDAHRNERLVAVAGYTIAISIIITCVEAVALNVFENLNWLHSVDFRLKLHGSCIFWESTLAIVLGTVPVVLALNARAGWDATSRNWRRLQLLKESMIEAVPSVAFELQSRASGRQKTSLDLHQVTVQIRDAILRLRGYVTGIDDDHIADHLRRWAVPEEQRDAAAQALRLAWAINAKNSGVDPTPLDTSTIVQSRSTTLEEETAELLRLATWWPEAQAAVRQRRTAQPQSQERA, from the coding sequence ATGACGACAGTTCCCGCCGCAATCACATGGCCGCTGCTTGCCCTGATGGCCGTGATCGTCGTGGTGCGGTATGCGTTTTTCAGATCTAGTTCCTACGAGCGGTATCTGAACCGCACGCTGAGCCTGCTGCTGCTGGCGAACCTGTTGCGTGAGCCCGTGATCGATAGCTATCTGATTGAGTCTGGATTGCTCACAATTGCTGATGCTCAACAGATCTCGCTGGTACTGCTGATCTTCGCCTGTACGGAGTTCATGGGGTTCGTCACGGTCTGGGCGAATAACCACAGCGGTGCGTCGTCTGAAGGTGTCCGGCGACGGCACTTCTACCATCGAGTCGCCGCCGCCGTGCTGGCCGCGGCCTTCATTGCTGCTGGCACCCCGGCGCGTAATGCGGGTCAAACACTCGAGCAGTTCGGCGGATGGACCAGCGTCACAGCATGGGTTTTCGACACCACAATCTATGTGGCCATGGCGACGATGCTCATCAGGATGGTGCACAAGGAACTCATCCGCCCCGATGCCCACCGCAACGAGCGCCTGGTTGCCGTCGCCGGCTACACGATCGCGATATCCATCATCATCACCTGCGTCGAGGCAGTCGCCCTCAACGTGTTCGAGAATTTGAACTGGCTGCACAGCGTGGACTTCCGCCTCAAACTGCATGGCAGCTGCATCTTTTGGGAATCGACGCTGGCCATAGTGCTCGGCACAGTGCCCGTTGTGCTCGCCCTCAACGCCCGCGCCGGGTGGGATGCCACCAGTCGCAACTGGCGAAGACTGCAGCTTTTGAAGGAAAGCATGATCGAGGCGGTGCCTTCGGTGGCATTCGAACTGCAATCCCGTGCGTCCGGACGGCAGAAAACTTCTCTGGATCTGCACCAGGTCACGGTGCAGATCCGTGACGCCATCCTGCGACTGCGCGGCTATGTCACAGGCATCGATGACGATCACATCGCCGACCATCTGCGCAGATGGGCCGTGCCTGAAGAACAACGGGACGCGGCAGCCCAGGCCCTGCGACTCGCCTGGGCAATCAACGCCAAAAATTCCGGTGTCGATCCAACGCCGCTGGACACATCAACCATCGTGCAGTCACGTTCGACCACCCTTGAAGAAGAAACCGCCGAGCTGCTGCGCTTGGCGACCTGGTGGCCGGAGGCTCAGGCGGCCGTTCGCCAGCGCCGGACCGCCCAGCCCCAATCCCAGGAGCGAGCATGA
- a CDS encoding cytochrome P450: MPIIGDLLTVDVNKPCQKLAKDITAYDGILEQRIFDLPAIVVSRTDLVNEINDEASWEKHVGHSLRALRPVAGDGLFTAYSHEPNWRKAHNILTPAFSKKAMTAYHSTMVSTVRELVDSWNAKQGQWIDIAAAGNRFTTEVIGRAGIGHSFNRLDEVSDDPFTTTVLRELRYANRRTDAIPLYTKLFGKAQRNQHLQDKAWLRSQISIIIDERRNAGTPATDADILDSMLTTPDPDTGATLDDANIINQILTLLVAGSETSANAIGFALHYLANNPDIATACRAEIDTYWPDSDIPDCEFGDIAPMRYLRRVVDETLRLWPVAPGYFRQAKHDTTIGGEYHFKAGDWVFVLLLAAHRDTAAWGPDAAQFNPDRFLAENLRSLPPRIYKPFGTGPRACIGRQFALHEIMLTLAAILHQFELEPEPGYELTASETITIKPEGLRLKVNARSR; the protein is encoded by the coding sequence ATGCCGATCATCGGTGACCTTCTGACCGTCGACGTGAACAAGCCCTGCCAGAAGCTGGCAAAGGACATCACGGCCTACGACGGCATCCTCGAACAGCGCATCTTCGACCTTCCGGCGATCGTGGTCTCGCGCACCGATCTCGTCAACGAGATCAATGACGAAGCGTCGTGGGAAAAGCATGTCGGACACTCTCTGCGCGCACTGCGCCCGGTGGCAGGTGACGGTCTGTTCACCGCCTACAGCCATGAGCCGAACTGGCGGAAAGCGCACAACATCCTGACGCCGGCATTCAGCAAGAAAGCGATGACGGCTTACCACTCGACGATGGTGTCAACCGTGCGAGAACTGGTCGATTCATGGAATGCCAAGCAGGGCCAGTGGATTGACATCGCCGCAGCAGGCAACCGGTTCACCACCGAGGTCATCGGCCGCGCCGGCATCGGCCACTCGTTCAACCGTCTCGACGAAGTCAGCGATGATCCTTTCACCACCACCGTGCTGCGAGAGCTCCGCTATGCGAATCGACGCACCGACGCAATACCGCTCTACACCAAGTTGTTCGGCAAAGCGCAGAGAAACCAGCACCTGCAAGACAAAGCGTGGCTGCGCTCGCAGATCTCCATCATCATCGATGAGCGGAGAAATGCCGGGACACCGGCCACCGACGCGGACATCCTCGACTCGATGCTCACCACGCCCGACCCCGACACCGGAGCAACCCTCGATGACGCCAACATCATCAACCAGATCCTGACCCTGCTCGTAGCGGGCAGCGAAACATCGGCCAACGCGATCGGCTTCGCCCTTCACTATCTGGCCAACAACCCCGACATCGCCACCGCATGCCGAGCCGAGATCGACACCTACTGGCCCGACTCTGACATTCCTGACTGCGAATTCGGCGACATCGCGCCGATGCGCTACCTGCGTCGCGTTGTCGACGAAACACTACGGCTGTGGCCGGTAGCGCCAGGCTATTTCCGACAAGCAAAGCATGACACAACAATCGGCGGCGAATACCACTTCAAAGCCGGGGATTGGGTCTTTGTGCTGCTCCTGGCCGCGCATCGAGATACCGCCGCGTGGGGGCCAGACGCCGCGCAATTCAACCCCGACCGGTTTCTGGCCGAAAACCTCCGCAGTCTCCCGCCACGCATCTACAAGCCATTTGGCACTGGCCCCCGAGCGTGCATCGGCCGCCAGTTCGCACTGCACGAAATCATGCTGACGCTGGCCGCCATACTGCATCAGTTCGAGCTCGAACCGGAACCAGGCTACGAACTCACAGCCAGTGAGACAATCACCATCAAGCCAGAAGGCCTGCGACTAAAGGTGAACGCCCGCAGTCGATAG
- a CDS encoding recombinase yields the protein MWQLFCDWCAASGRASLPTDPLTLAQFVAATPASQATQRRRVGVVNAIHARAGLPTPGRGEAVRQLIYDRRRGRLRERAIAAAGAITRLPDEGWPTALFASRDALLLVLAAAGLPATRMEALRIGDVCSDQSGHRILVRDENGGTLSTPDDLVHLGVSAVDIHRNWARIRSIQHRLSNPRFLAAFFRGESVPATGEAPPSLPLVTPVDRWGATPILDVPLSAPSIAHIVATHLAGAPVSHRPVNRPTPTLDPEDEAPEPPQVPELDPSMFSRGVAARYRAAQKLSGVSAALDDIEAKADRILADLLNLLSD from the coding sequence GTGTGGCAGCTGTTCTGCGACTGGTGCGCCGCCTCGGGACGTGCCTCGCTGCCGACAGATCCGTTGACCCTGGCGCAGTTCGTCGCCGCCACCCCAGCCAGTCAAGCCACCCAGCGCCGCCGCGTAGGAGTGGTCAACGCGATTCACGCACGCGCGGGCCTGCCCACGCCTGGACGGGGCGAGGCGGTGCGCCAATTGATATATGACCGCCGCCGCGGCCGATTGCGGGAACGTGCCATCGCTGCGGCCGGAGCCATCACCAGACTGCCGGACGAAGGCTGGCCGACAGCGCTGTTCGCCAGCCGGGACGCACTTCTACTTGTTCTGGCAGCTGCGGGGTTGCCCGCGACGAGAATGGAAGCACTGCGGATCGGCGATGTGTGCAGCGACCAGTCCGGACACCGGATCCTTGTCCGGGACGAGAACGGTGGAACGCTTTCCACCCCGGATGATCTGGTGCATCTTGGGGTCTCAGCAGTTGACATTCACCGGAACTGGGCGCGGATCAGGAGCATTCAGCACCGCCTGTCCAATCCTCGGTTTCTGGCGGCCTTCTTTCGAGGCGAATCGGTACCCGCTACAGGGGAAGCTCCGCCGTCGCTGCCGCTCGTGACCCCCGTCGACAGATGGGGCGCGACTCCGATTCTGGATGTTCCACTGAGCGCGCCGTCGATCGCTCACATCGTTGCCACTCATCTGGCGGGCGCGCCTGTCTCGCACCGTCCGGTTAACCGACCCACACCGACGCTGGATCCAGAAGACGAGGCACCAGAACCGCCGCAGGTTCCAGAATTGGACCCTTCGATGTTCTCGCGCGGGGTCGCCGCTCGTTACCGCGCGGCTCAGAAACTCAGCGGCGTGAGCGCCGCCCTCGACGACATCGAGGCGAAGGCTGATCGGATCCTGGCTGACCTCCTGAATCTTCTCAGTGACTGA
- a CDS encoding tyrosine-type recombinase/integrase, translating to MSTPAVPDPGLAAGLDRGVRERILRAASGAQSPGTRRTYDSSWSRFERWCAAQGHQALPAHPAVVAAYLVDAADTLTSDGQRAYAPTTLIKWVAAITDRHRRSGIEFAPTHHEMVRTTLAGIRREYAAAGDRPRKPRAPLLTDDVLAIVAAARDQVSSWADAVAERRDSALLLMGFAGAFRRSELVDLRGSDVELHPLDGIHIHIRRSKTDQEGLGTVHALPRAELPDRCPPCAYARWAQVVAAFDRGGRPAVIALVSDDGGVLSEHLCRGRTVPGIDSSRAIFRTVGRTANLSTAPMSGAAVHAAIRRRAERAGYSAAAVTRLGAHSLRAGFVTQAFRNGADAHAIMRQTQHRSPAMVERYAREEAPLIGNAVTSLGL from the coding sequence GTGTCCACACCGGCTGTCCCCGATCCCGGCCTCGCGGCCGGGCTGGACCGTGGTGTGCGCGAACGGATCCTGCGCGCCGCCTCCGGTGCCCAGTCGCCAGGAACCCGCCGAACCTACGACAGTTCCTGGAGCAGGTTCGAACGCTGGTGTGCCGCGCAGGGACATCAGGCGCTGCCAGCACACCCCGCGGTGGTGGCCGCGTACCTGGTGGATGCTGCCGACACGTTGACCTCCGACGGCCAACGTGCCTATGCGCCAACGACCTTGATCAAGTGGGTGGCGGCGATCACCGACCGACATCGCCGGAGCGGAATAGAGTTCGCGCCCACCCACCATGAGATGGTGCGGACCACCCTGGCGGGCATACGGCGCGAATATGCCGCCGCTGGGGACCGTCCCCGCAAGCCGCGGGCGCCGCTGCTCACCGATGATGTGCTCGCGATTGTCGCCGCCGCCCGCGACCAAGTCAGCAGCTGGGCCGACGCAGTAGCGGAGCGGCGCGACTCGGCGCTCCTGCTGATGGGATTCGCCGGTGCGTTTCGGCGTAGCGAGCTGGTTGACCTGCGGGGATCAGACGTCGAGTTACATCCGCTCGATGGGATCCACATCCACATCCGGCGGTCCAAAACCGATCAAGAAGGACTTGGAACCGTGCACGCACTGCCGCGTGCCGAGTTGCCTGACCGTTGCCCTCCGTGTGCGTACGCGCGGTGGGCACAGGTAGTTGCAGCCTTCGACAGGGGAGGACGCCCCGCGGTGATTGCGCTGGTCTCTGACGATGGCGGCGTGCTGAGCGAGCACCTGTGCCGAGGTCGAACTGTCCCCGGGATCGATTCGAGCCGAGCGATTTTCCGTACGGTGGGGCGCACTGCCAACCTGTCGACGGCGCCTATGTCTGGCGCCGCGGTGCATGCCGCGATCCGCCGGCGAGCTGAGCGGGCCGGATACTCCGCGGCGGCGGTCACCAGGCTCGGGGCGCACAGCCTGCGTGCTGGATTCGTGACGCAGGCCTTCCGCAACGGCGCTGACGCTCACGCGATCATGCGCCAGACACAACACCGGAGCCCAGCAATGGTTGAGCGCTACGCCCGCGAAGAAGCTCCGCTGATCGGCAACGCTGTCACGTCCCTTGGGCTATGA
- a CDS encoding GNAT family N-acetyltransferase — translation MGTTFQVREASPGDNERAIGLIERYVGIDYPWPERLGSGSSAHEWLSLVATDSHGAVCGVIGVGQPTAKNLHVLHQKGGPAFDPAKVPWWKIYVLAVDEGHRGSGIGRALLDATVRRLPRKYVGLYGNVELNRTDSIQWYRRQGFYISPMSGLTRTQRPQDTDTVGVAPSEGEVIFRGYRQTLEDHLAGRAPAEWERRIATAEFIRQNKQREKAAPDLGYRLYARRIAENADAQSCVHASMGPRNLSVFGWDPDHMRVCWECVGPHTQDIKGYDADTLCDGCGRHDRDTRVSWATDDDHLLVVFAGLCLPCRRGDVPGVTTKS, via the coding sequence GTGGGGACAACATTCCAGGTGCGCGAGGCATCTCCAGGTGACAACGAGCGGGCGATCGGGCTGATCGAACGGTATGTCGGTATCGATTATCCGTGGCCAGAGCGGTTGGGCTCCGGGTCGAGCGCCCACGAGTGGCTTTCTCTGGTGGCGACCGACAGCCACGGCGCCGTGTGTGGCGTGATCGGTGTTGGCCAGCCCACGGCTAAAAACCTGCACGTCCTACACCAGAAAGGGGGGCCGGCCTTCGATCCGGCAAAGGTCCCTTGGTGGAAGATCTATGTTCTAGCCGTAGATGAGGGCCATCGCGGCAGTGGAATTGGACGAGCCCTGCTAGATGCGACTGTCCGCCGGCTGCCACGCAAATACGTTGGCCTGTACGGCAACGTCGAGCTGAATCGCACGGACTCCATTCAGTGGTATCGGCGTCAGGGGTTCTACATCAGCCCGATGTCCGGGCTAACACGCACGCAGCGTCCCCAGGACACCGACACGGTCGGTGTCGCCCCCTCGGAAGGTGAGGTGATCTTCCGCGGCTACCGCCAAACTCTCGAGGACCATCTCGCAGGTCGAGCACCTGCAGAGTGGGAACGGCGTATCGCGACGGCTGAGTTCATCCGCCAGAACAAGCAGCGCGAGAAGGCGGCGCCGGACCTCGGATATCGGCTTTATGCACGGCGGATCGCTGAAAACGCTGATGCCCAAAGCTGTGTGCATGCCAGCATGGGACCCCGCAACCTCTCGGTGTTCGGCTGGGACCCCGACCATATGCGTGTCTGTTGGGAGTGCGTAGGCCCGCACACCCAGGACATCAAGGGCTACGACGCTGACACCCTTTGCGACGGATGCGGTCGACACGACCGCGACACCCGGGTTTCTTGGGCGACCGATGACGACCATCTGCTTGTAGTGTTCGCCGGCCTGTGCCTGCCGTGTCGACGTGGTGATGTCCCAGGAGTGACCACGAAATCGTAA
- a CDS encoding metallophosphoesterase family protein, whose amino-acid sequence MRLLVVADSAHTWPEDPDGRYDLAPLVDRHRPDALLSLGDYSTAHAEVMVRSGAPVRLGVYGNHCTQDYMPGHGIVDLIADRRLPARHTTLTLAGHRPLTVLAVQGCVRYKPDRHDVLFTQREYAAAIDPLPAAELVITHCPPAGINDDQDAAHEGIAALRRWVDRHQPRWLLHGHTYDKPPSSRHGITDVIYVHGHAVVDLHGSSA is encoded by the coding sequence ATGCGTCTGCTCGTCGTCGCCGACTCGGCGCACACATGGCCAGAGGATCCAGACGGACGTTACGACCTTGCGCCGCTGGTTGATCGGCACCGGCCGGACGCGTTGCTTTCCCTCGGTGACTACTCGACGGCGCACGCCGAGGTGATGGTCCGCAGCGGCGCCCCGGTGAGATTGGGAGTCTACGGAAACCACTGCACGCAGGACTATATGCCCGGTCACGGGATCGTCGACCTGATCGCAGACCGCCGTCTACCGGCCCGGCATACGACCCTCACGCTTGCAGGCCACCGCCCGCTCACCGTGCTGGCTGTGCAGGGATGCGTGCGCTACAAGCCCGACCGACACGACGTGCTGTTCACTCAGCGTGAGTACGCCGCGGCGATCGACCCATTGCCGGCCGCCGAACTGGTGATCACCCATTGCCCACCCGCCGGGATCAACGACGACCAAGACGCCGCACATGAGGGGATCGCCGCACTGCGCCGATGGGTGGACCGGCACCAGCCCCGATGGCTACTGCACGGACACACCTACGACAAACCGCCATCCAGCCGCCACGGCATCACTGACGTGATCTACGTGCATGGACACGCGGTCGTGGACCTGCACGGCAGCTCAGCGTAG